Proteins co-encoded in one Halococcoides cellulosivorans genomic window:
- a CDS encoding PspA/IM30 family protein, with protein MGVLSRAAYIVKSKLNAVLNRAEDPSETLDYSYEQMRNELQDVKQGIADLTTQKKRLEIQKRRLEDNVEKHNEQARQAVEQGREDLAERALEKKKQKMTQIEELQTQVDDLQAKQDNLVEQKNTLQQRIEQFRTKKETLKARHEAAEASATVSEAVTGASEEFEDVNRAIERAEEETQDMEARAQAMDELQESGALEDQLSDKSSLERELDQTTTDTEIESELETIREEVGVETDDATVETETADTSASGDSSESGELDTGTSIEDIEAQLDDSERSN; from the coding sequence ATGGGCGTCCTCTCGCGAGCGGCATACATCGTCAAATCGAAGCTCAACGCCGTGTTGAACCGGGCCGAAGACCCCTCGGAAACACTCGATTACTCCTACGAGCAGATGCGAAACGAACTCCAGGACGTCAAACAGGGCATCGCGGACCTGACGACCCAGAAAAAGCGCCTGGAGATTCAGAAACGTCGGCTCGAAGACAACGTCGAGAAACACAACGAGCAGGCCCGACAGGCCGTCGAACAGGGCCGGGAGGACCTCGCAGAGCGAGCTCTCGAAAAGAAAAAGCAGAAGATGACACAGATCGAGGAGCTCCAGACCCAGGTCGACGACCTCCAGGCCAAACAGGACAACCTCGTCGAGCAGAAAAACACGCTCCAGCAGCGCATCGAGCAGTTCCGCACGAAAAAGGAGACGCTCAAGGCGCGCCACGAGGCCGCCGAGGCGTCAGCGACGGTCTCGGAGGCCGTCACCGGTGCGAGCGAGGAGTTCGAAGACGTCAACCGCGCGATCGAACGCGCCGAAGAAGAGACCCAGGACATGGAGGCCCGCGCACAGGCCATGGACGAACTCCAGGAGAGTGGCGCGCTCGAAGACCAGCTTTCCGATAAATCGTCGCTCGAACGGGAACTCGACCAGACGACGACCGACACCGAGATCGAGTCCGAACTGGAGACGATCAGAGAGGAAGTCGGCGTCGAGACCGACGACGCCACCGTCGAGACGGAGACGGCCGACACCAGCGCGTCCGGCGATTCAAGCGAGTCGGGCGAGTTGGACACCGGCACCTCGATCGAGGACATCGAGGCCCAACTCGACGACTCCGAGCGCTCGAACTGA
- a CDS encoding TMEM165/GDT1 family protein — MSEWFTILVTAWGLQLAVLPGEKVQFIIAALSTRYSPWIVVGAAAAAFGGWTAIELLVGEALVTVLPEVVLDTITAGLFLLFGAMLWHSAPAKGSAGRSVETAETDAETAADETDGGVLELDERLNVSILGWTVPDRFGAFLPIFALMAVGEFGDKTQLVTIGLAAQYGAHPAIWAGEMFAIIPVSIANALFFHRFAHLVDMRKAHAVAAAIFVFFGLDTILAITVGVSVWEQFVTLGGTAVSEVLG, encoded by the coding sequence ATGAGCGAGTGGTTCACGATCCTCGTGACGGCCTGGGGCCTGCAACTCGCGGTCTTGCCCGGCGAGAAAGTCCAGTTCATCATCGCCGCGCTCTCGACGCGCTATTCGCCATGGATCGTCGTCGGCGCTGCCGCCGCGGCGTTCGGGGGCTGGACGGCCATCGAACTGCTGGTCGGTGAGGCGCTGGTGACCGTCCTCCCCGAAGTCGTCCTCGACACCATCACCGCCGGCCTCTTTCTCCTCTTTGGCGCAATGCTCTGGCACTCGGCCCCCGCGAAAGGCAGTGCGGGACGCTCCGTCGAGACCGCCGAGACCGACGCGGAGACGGCGGCCGACGAGACCGACGGGGGCGTCCTCGAACTCGACGAGCGACTGAACGTCTCGATTCTGGGCTGGACGGTCCCCGATCGATTCGGGGCCTTCCTCCCGATCTTCGCGCTGATGGCCGTCGGTGAGTTCGGCGACAAGACCCAGTTGGTGACGATCGGGCTGGCGGCCCAGTACGGGGCGCACCCGGCGATCTGGGCGGGCGAGATGTTCGCGATCATCCCGGTGAGTATCGCGAACGCGCTGTTTTTCCACCGCTTCGCCCACCTCGTCGACATGCGAAAAGCCCACGCGGTGGCGGCGGCCATCTTCGTGTTCTTCGGGCTGGACACGATCCTCGCGATCACTGTCGGGGTATCGGTCTGGGAGCAGTTCGTCACGCTGGGCGGGACCGCCGTCTCGGAGGTGCTCGGATGA
- a CDS encoding ABC transporter ATP-binding protein — MSLLEVDTVTRRYGAGETAVEALSNVSLSVSTGETVAVIGPSGSGKSTLLNLVGLLDTPTEGTIHLDDRDLTDAGTGERTAVRRDRLGFVFQDHHLLPMFDAVDNVVVPTMWDRSTDREQRARELLDRVGLGDRLDHRPSELSGGQKQRVAIARALVNDPDLLLADEPTGNLDQDTSRTILDELDRLQAEEDVATVVVTHDEIVTEYADRTVELLDGGHV; from the coding sequence ATGAGTCTCCTGGAGGTCGACACCGTCACCCGACGGTACGGAGCGGGTGAGACCGCCGTCGAGGCACTCTCGAACGTCTCGTTGAGCGTGTCGACCGGCGAGACGGTCGCGGTGATCGGCCCCTCGGGGTCGGGCAAGTCCACGCTGCTCAATCTCGTCGGCCTGCTCGATACGCCGACCGAGGGGACGATCCACCTCGACGATCGCGATCTGACCGACGCGGGCACCGGCGAGCGGACCGCCGTGCGCCGGGATCGCCTGGGCTTCGTCTTCCAGGATCACCACCTCCTGCCGATGTTCGACGCCGTCGACAACGTCGTCGTGCCCACGATGTGGGACCGCTCGACCGATCGCGAACAGCGGGCGCGCGAACTGCTCGATCGCGTGGGGTTGGGCGATCGGCTGGACCATCGCCCCTCGGAGCTCTCGGGTGGGCAAAAACAGCGCGTCGCGATCGCTCGCGCACTCGTCAACGACCCCGATCTCCTCTTGGCCGACGAGCCGACGGGCAATCTGGATCAGGATACCAGTCGGACGATCCTCGACGAGTTGGATCGGCTCCAGGCCGAGGAGGACGTCGCGACCGTCGTCGTCACTCACGACGAGATCGTCACCGAGTACGCCGATCGCACGGTCGAACTGCTCGACGGAGGGCACGTATGA
- a CDS encoding COG1361 family protein yields MRRGLAALVAVAVIGSLLAVPTGAATADPIDITDVSPAPEAPIAGETVTLTVDVAVPANASGSLDLTDVYVRGAEGTDLDRVRDPGSVAPGETVPVTLTVTPDDPGSMRLRMKAVGKLDGEIHSTTSTTVLDVRETGDVLLSMPDPDPVAGSTTTVEVGVANGADTAISTVELGLSGDADIDSPRRVTASIPARTDETFTFEASFPDPGSYELTADLSYRVDGVYRTTTRTITVEAGNQSDATGLAGAIELTELRTSSGNLVTIEGNAANVGGESVRSVLLSIEDTEQVTPREGSGEYFVGTINASTFETFELVGSVEGEPPSEVPVVAEYITDGQRRETTFTVDVSGGGGPPVDGGERGVPNRGAGVDGSDRVSGPDRVERPQRGGLPLGAILSIAVPLIGLLAVGGGGYLVWSRR; encoded by the coding sequence GTGAGGCGAGGCCTGGCCGCGCTGGTCGCCGTCGCGGTGATCGGATCGCTGCTCGCCGTCCCGACGGGGGCCGCGACCGCGGATCCGATCGACATCACCGACGTGAGCCCCGCGCCCGAGGCCCCCATCGCCGGCGAGACCGTCACGCTGACCGTCGACGTGGCCGTGCCGGCGAACGCGAGTGGGTCGCTCGATCTGACCGACGTCTACGTTCGCGGCGCCGAGGGGACGGACCTCGACCGCGTCCGCGATCCGGGGTCGGTCGCGCCCGGCGAGACGGTGCCGGTGACGCTGACGGTCACGCCCGACGACCCCGGATCGATGCGTCTTCGGATGAAAGCCGTCGGGAAACTCGACGGGGAGATCCACTCCACGACGTCGACGACCGTCCTCGACGTCCGCGAGACGGGCGACGTGTTGCTCTCGATGCCAGATCCCGATCCGGTCGCCGGATCGACGACGACCGTCGAGGTCGGCGTCGCGAACGGGGCCGACACCGCGATTTCGACCGTCGAACTCGGTCTCTCGGGTGACGCCGACATCGACAGCCCGCGACGCGTCACCGCGTCGATTCCGGCCCGGACCGACGAGACGTTCACCTTCGAAGCCAGCTTTCCGGACCCCGGGAGCTACGAGTTGACGGCCGACCTGAGCTATCGGGTCGATGGCGTCTATCGGACGACTACCCGGACGATCACCGTCGAGGCCGGCAATCAGAGCGACGCGACGGGGCTGGCCGGTGCCATCGAACTCACCGAACTCCGGACCTCCTCGGGGAACCTCGTCACGATCGAGGGCAACGCCGCCAACGTCGGTGGCGAGTCGGTCCGGTCGGTGCTGCTGTCGATCGAGGACACCGAGCAGGTCACCCCACGCGAGGGCTCCGGTGAGTACTTCGTCGGGACGATCAACGCGAGCACGTTCGAGACGTTCGAACTCGTCGGCAGCGTCGAGGGTGAGCCACCGAGCGAGGTGCCGGTCGTCGCGGAGTACATTACCGACGGCCAGCGTCGGGAGACGACGTTCACCGTCGACGTGAGCGGTGGGGGCGGCCCGCCGGTCGATGGAGGTGAGCGAGGGGTGCCGAACCGCGGGGCCGGCGTCGATGGGTCCGATCGCGTCTCCGGTCCGGACCGCGTCGAGCGACCCCAGCGCGGCGGGTTGCCCCTGGGCGCGATCCTCTCGATCGCCGTCCCGCTGATCGGCCTGCTCGCCGTCGGCGGGGGCGGCTATCTCGTTTGGTCGCGACGATGA
- the trpB gene encoding tryptophan synthase subunit beta, which produces MSEDSDPGTFGRYGGRRVPEPLEEPLAELAAAFEEVALSPSFQAEFRDYLEDYAGRPTSLYYANRLSEAWGTDVYLKREDLLHGGAHKINNTLGQGLLAKRSGRERLIAETGAGQHGTATAMVGAMLDLDTEVFMGAKDVARQRMNVFRMRLMGADVVEVERGNQGLADAVDAALEDFAANVDTTHYLVGSVVGPDPFPRMVREFQSVIGKEAREQFLSREGQLPDACVACVGGGSNALGLFDAFRDDDVALYGAEGGGKGADSDAHAAPLADGHDDDLHGMHTRVIDDDTEVHSVSAGLDYPGVGPEHAMFREDGRVEYTGVTDDAALAAFREVSEHEGIIPALETAHAFARAKELASDHDSLIVNCSGRGDKDMATAAEQFDLG; this is translated from the coding sequence ATGTCCGAGGATTCCGATCCCGGCACGTTCGGTCGCTACGGGGGGCGACGCGTGCCCGAACCGCTGGAAGAACCGCTGGCAGAACTCGCGGCGGCCTTTGAGGAGGTCGCGCTCTCGCCGTCGTTCCAGGCGGAGTTTCGCGATTACCTCGAAGACTACGCCGGCCGGCCGACGTCGCTGTACTACGCGAACCGCCTCTCGGAGGCCTGGGGGACCGACGTCTATCTCAAGCGCGAGGACCTGCTCCACGGCGGCGCGCACAAGATCAACAACACGCTCGGGCAGGGCCTGCTCGCGAAGCGTTCGGGCCGAGAGCGCCTGATCGCTGAGACGGGTGCGGGCCAGCACGGCACCGCCACGGCGATGGTCGGCGCCATGCTCGATCTGGACACCGAGGTGTTCATGGGCGCGAAAGACGTCGCGCGCCAGCGGATGAACGTCTTCCGGATGCGCCTGATGGGCGCGGACGTCGTCGAGGTCGAGCGGGGCAATCAGGGGCTGGCCGACGCCGTCGACGCCGCCCTGGAGGATTTCGCCGCGAACGTCGACACGACCCACTACCTCGTCGGGTCGGTCGTCGGGCCCGACCCGTTCCCCCGGATGGTCCGGGAGTTCCAGTCGGTCATCGGCAAGGAGGCCCGCGAGCAGTTCCTCTCCCGGGAGGGCCAGTTGCCCGACGCGTGTGTCGCCTGCGTCGGCGGCGGGTCGAACGCGCTCGGCCTGTTCGACGCGTTCCGCGACGACGACGTGGCCCTGTACGGCGCGGAAGGCGGCGGGAAAGGCGCCGACTCGGACGCACATGCCGCACCGCTTGCCGACGGCCACGACGACGACCTCCACGGCATGCACACCCGTGTCATCGACGACGACACCGAGGTCCACTCGGTCTCTGCGGGCCTCGATTACCCGGGTGTCGGCCCCGAGCACGCGATGTTCCGCGAGGACGGCCGCGTCGAGTACACGGGCGTCACCGACGACGCCGCGCTCGCCGCGTTCCGCGAGGTCAGCGAACACGAAGGGATCATCCCCGCACTGGAGACCGCCCACGCGTTCGCCCGCGCGAAAGAACTCGCCAGCGATCACGATTCGCTGATCGTCAACTGCAGCGGTCGGGGCGACAAGGACATGGCGACCGCCGCCGAGCAGTTCGATCTCGGGTGA
- a CDS encoding right-handed parallel beta-helix repeat-containing protein, whose protein sequence is MIAPTPARLAVVGVIVLALVVIAPTPAAAETVVVDGSGDGDHRTIGAALANASNDTTVRVREGVYTESVRIDESVAITAAGSVTLRGDYSGAGITIVEDAAPTITGIDVKQFRVGVDARETTGDWVVTGVSTDRVHVAVDARRSTGDWRVGGTRLTAASAGVTADGASGNWTVDGVAIRADWAVTARQTGGDWSVASARLHADGGIVAPESRGDWLVRNLTMASNGGVGIDAQGSTGDWRADDLTIRWATIAVDADRSTGDWAISDAVFGRIAYAGEAATLVRATDARGAWRISDSAFEDPRGYGIDARGASGGVAQNNWWGGPLGATGDQCVGAVDCSAPQRRPPDGVPRRWLVGIGAVIAVPVVGGLWLRRRIRR, encoded by the coding sequence ATGATCGCGCCCACGCCGGCCCGACTGGCGGTGGTCGGCGTGATCGTGCTCGCGTTGGTCGTGATCGCCCCGACGCCGGCGGCCGCCGAGACGGTCGTCGTCGACGGGAGCGGGGACGGCGATCACCGGACGATCGGGGCGGCGCTGGCGAACGCCTCGAACGACACGACCGTTCGCGTGCGCGAAGGGGTCTACACCGAATCGGTTCGAATCGACGAGTCGGTCGCGATCACCGCCGCGGGAAGCGTGACGCTTCGGGGCGACTATTCCGGTGCCGGCATCACGATCGTCGAGGACGCCGCGCCGACGATCACGGGGATCGACGTCAAGCAGTTCCGGGTCGGCGTCGACGCCCGCGAGACGACCGGGGACTGGGTGGTGACCGGTGTCTCGACCGACCGGGTCCACGTCGCCGTCGACGCGCGGCGGTCGACCGGCGACTGGCGGGTCGGCGGCACACGACTCACCGCCGCGAGTGCGGGCGTCACCGCCGACGGCGCGAGCGGCAACTGGACGGTCGACGGCGTCGCGATCCGGGCGGACTGGGCGGTGACGGCCCGCCAGACCGGGGGCGACTGGTCGGTCGCGTCGGCCCGCCTGCACGCCGACGGCGGGATCGTCGCCCCCGAGTCCCGGGGCGACTGGCTGGTCCGAAACCTCACGATGGCGAGCAACGGCGGCGTCGGGATCGACGCCCAGGGGTCGACCGGCGACTGGCGGGCCGACGATCTTACGATTCGGTGGGCGACGATCGCCGTCGACGCCGACCGCTCGACTGGCGACTGGGCGATCAGTGACGCGGTCTTCGGCCGGATCGCCTACGCCGGCGAGGCGGCGACGCTGGTCCGGGCGACGGACGCGCGTGGGGCGTGGCGGATCTCCGACAGCGCTTTCGAGGACCCCCGTGGGTACGGCATCGACGCCCGCGGGGCGAGCGGCGGCGTCGCCCAGAACAACTGGTGGGGCGGACCGCTCGGAGCGACCGGCGACCAGTGTGTCGGCGCGGTCGACTGTTCGGCGCCACAGCGACGCCCACCCGACGGCGTCCCACGCCGGTGGCTCGTCGGGATCGGCGCCGTGATCGCCGTGCCCGTCGTCGGTGGACTCTGGCTCCGCCGCCGAATCCGA
- a CDS encoding ABC transporter permease, whose translation MIGGRLPSVRMAWGNLWRNRVRTVLAALGILIGVVAIAGLGIAGTALQYGATQQFQGLADRVEITPGPEFVERDTRRPTDGRRPPERVMEDRAGRPVRVGGGGPPVDRRLGPAQIERIALVASNATVVPIKGDRMALSTRTERRDVSVEVVDRPDVLYNVSQGSIPEPFHSGALLHERLAADLGVEVGDLVTVGDRSVRVHALTTSDGFGTRHSEVVLSGPIDRRGYDEVVIVAEDGDAAQALAGQVNATFNADREMLRIQSQSDLGQRTGNFFNVINVILMGIGSISLFVASVSILNVLLMSTIERRGEIGILRAVGVTRFEVLRMILTEATLLGVLGGAAGVVIATALGAILYQVLFEDPTLVFQWRNVRFLVAAFAFGTVASVISGLYPAWRAATADPVEAIRS comes from the coding sequence ATGATCGGCGGCCGACTCCCGAGCGTCCGGATGGCGTGGGGCAACCTCTGGCGGAATCGTGTCCGGACGGTGCTCGCGGCGCTGGGCATCCTCATCGGCGTCGTCGCCATCGCGGGCCTGGGCATCGCGGGGACGGCCCTGCAGTACGGTGCGACCCAGCAGTTCCAGGGGCTGGCCGATCGCGTCGAGATCACGCCCGGCCCGGAGTTCGTCGAGCGCGACACGCGGCGGCCCACCGACGGTCGACGGCCCCCAGAGCGCGTGATGGAGGACCGCGCCGGTCGGCCGGTCCGGGTCGGCGGTGGTGGGCCACCGGTCGACCGCCGTCTGGGGCCCGCCCAGATCGAACGCATCGCCCTCGTCGCCTCGAACGCGACGGTCGTCCCGATCAAAGGTGATCGGATGGCACTGTCGACGCGCACCGAGCGCCGCGACGTGTCCGTCGAGGTCGTCGACCGGCCCGACGTGCTGTACAACGTCAGCCAGGGGTCGATCCCGGAGCCGTTCCATTCGGGCGCGCTCCTCCACGAGCGTCTCGCGGCCGATCTGGGCGTCGAGGTGGGCGATCTGGTGACCGTTGGCGATCGCTCCGTGCGCGTCCACGCGCTGACCACCAGCGACGGGTTCGGCACGCGACACAGCGAGGTCGTCCTCTCGGGGCCGATCGATCGGCGGGGGTACGACGAGGTGGTGATCGTCGCCGAAGACGGCGACGCGGCCCAGGCGCTCGCCGGTCAGGTCAACGCGACGTTCAATGCCGATCGCGAGATGCTTCGGATCCAGTCCCAGAGCGATCTGGGCCAGCGGACGGGGAACTTCTTCAACGTCATCAACGTCATCTTGATGGGGATCGGGTCGATCTCGCTGTTCGTCGCGAGCGTGAGCATCCTGAACGTCCTCCTGATGAGCACGATCGAGCGCCGCGGCGAGATCGGCATCCTCCGGGCGGTCGGCGTCACCCGCTTCGAGGTGTTGCGCATGATCCTGACCGAAGCGACGCTGCTCGGCGTGCTCGGTGGCGCGGCGGGCGTCGTGATCGCGACCGCGCTGGGCGCGATTTTGTATCAGGTCCTCTTCGAGGACCCGACGCTCGTCTTCCAGTGGCGCAACGTGCGCTTTCTCGTCGCGGCGTTTGCGTTCGGGACGGTCGCGAGCGTGATCAGCGGACTCTACCCCGCCTGGCGAGCGGCGACAGCGGACCCGGTCGAGGCCATCCGGTCCTGA